A window of Primulina tabacum isolate GXHZ01 chromosome 4, ASM2559414v2, whole genome shotgun sequence contains these coding sequences:
- the LOC142542813 gene encoding putative xyloglucan galactosyltransferase GT19, with product MPRPAPPQPPPSLFLVLTTTIFLLLAAATKSQDSDPESDCTNKWIHIRHLPPQFNLHLLANCSQYPLFDDFCLYLSNHGLGQKTHNKSHSWYRTDPFMLELIFHRRMLEYPCLTSDPNLANAVYIPYYAGIDSLKYLFGPEVNSSFNHGLDLFHYLVHVDNPSVWRKNQGHDHFLVMARPAWDFSQPLSNDPPIFGTSFLELPEFFNVTALTLESRAYPWQEKAIPYPTSFHPPNLAYLESWINRVRKSRRNTLMLFAAGGGISANPNIRRSIRLECDNSTNMNANGTGYGKFCEFVDCSNGVCEHDPIKVMKPMLQAIFCLQPPGDTPTRRSTFDGILAGCILVFFEDLSAKKQYGWHLAEEEYNEFSVFISKEDVVFKGLKIIDVLISIPRSEVRRMREKLVEMIPRLMYRKHGSSLGLRSKKDAFDIAVEGTLQRIKSRIEEFADQ from the coding sequence ATGCCACGACCAGCACCTCCTCAGCCCCCGCCGTCTCTCTTCCTTGTACTCACCACCACCATCTTCCTCCTCCTTGCCGCCGCCACCAAATCCCAAGACTCCGATCCCGAATCTGACTGCACAAACAAATGGATCCACATCCGCCACCTCCCGCCCCAATTCAACCTCCACCTCCTCGCCAACTGCTCCCAATATCCTCTGTTCGACGATTTCTGCCTTTATCTCTCCAACCATGGCCTCGGCCAGAAGACGCACAACAAATCCCACAGCTGGTACAGAACCGACCCTTTTATGCTTGAACTCATCTTCCACCGCCGTATGCTTGAATACCCTTGTTTGACCTCTGATCCGAATCTCGCAAACGCAGTTTACATCCCTTATTATGCTGGGATCGATAGCTTGAAATACCTTTTCGGCCCTGAAGTCAATTCCAGCTTCAACCATGGCTTGGATTTGTTTCATTATTTAGTTCATGTAGACAACCCTTCGGTATGGAGAAAGAATCAGGGCCACGATCATTTCTTGGTCATGGCACGCCCGGCGTGGGATTTCAGCCAGCCATTATCGAACGATCCGCCCATTTTCGGGACCTCATTTCTTGAATTGCCTGAATTTTTCAATGTCACGGCGTTGACACTTGAATCGAGGGCTTACCCATGGCAAGAAAAAGCAATCCCATACCCGACCTCGTTTCACCCTCCAAATTTAGCTTATCTAGAGTCGTGGATCAATAGGGTGAGGAAATCTAGGAGAAACACGTTGATGTTATTCGCTGCTGGAGGTGGGATTTCCGCTAATCCCAATATCAGAAGAAGCATTAGGCTTGAATGTGATAATAGCACTAATATGAATGCTAATGGCACTGGATACGGTAAGTTCTGCGAATTTGTTGACTGCTCAAATGGGGTATGTGAACATGATCCTATAAAGGTGATGAAGCCAATGCTGCAGGCTATTTTCTGCCTGCAGCCTCCGGGGGATACGCCGACTAGGCGTTCGACTTTTGATGGCATTCTTGCCGGTTGTATACTGGTTTTTTTCGAGGATTTGTCCGCGAAAAAGCAGTACGGGTGGCACTTAGCAGAGGAGGAGTACAATGAATTCTCTGTGTTTATATCAAAGGAAGATGTTGTGTTTAAAGGGTTGAAAATTATTGATGTATTGATTAGTATACCAAGAAGTGAAGTTAGGAGAATGAGGGAAAAATTGGTCGAGATGATTCCCAGATTAATGTATAGAAAACATGGGAGTTCGTTGGGGTTGAGAAGTAAGAAAGATGCATTTGACATTGCAGTCGAGGGGACTTTGCAGAGGATCAAATCAAGAATCGAAGAATTTGCAGATCAatga